From a single Couchioplanes caeruleus genomic region:
- the rpsD gene encoding 30S ribosomal protein S4, translating into MARYTGADCKRCRREKMKLFLKGSKCDGPKCPFESRPFPPGQHGRGRTKETEYLLQHREKQKARRTYGVLEKQFRGYYEEAVTKPGKTGEVLLQILESRLDNVVYRAGYAASRDMARQLVKHGHFLVNGVKVDIPSYRVKEHDIVQVREKSKEMTPFVVAQAQAGSRPTPAWLEPIPSDMKILIHTLPARAVIDTQVQEQLIVELYSK; encoded by the coding sequence ATGGCTCGTTACACAGGTGCGGACTGCAAGCGCTGCCGCCGCGAGAAGATGAAGCTGTTCCTCAAGGGCAGCAAGTGCGATGGTCCGAAGTGCCCGTTCGAGTCCCGGCCGTTCCCGCCCGGGCAGCACGGCCGCGGCCGGACCAAGGAGACCGAGTACCTGCTCCAGCACCGCGAGAAGCAGAAGGCCCGTCGTACGTACGGCGTGCTCGAGAAGCAGTTCCGCGGTTACTACGAGGAGGCTGTCACCAAGCCCGGCAAGACCGGTGAGGTGCTGCTGCAGATCCTCGAGTCGCGTCTCGACAACGTCGTCTACCGGGCCGGCTACGCCGCGTCCCGCGACATGGCCCGGCAGCTGGTCAAGCACGGCCACTTCCTGGTCAACGGCGTGAAGGTCGACATCCCGTCGTACCGGGTCAAGGAGCACGACATCGTCCAGGTCCGCGAGAAGTCGAAGGAGATGACCCCCTTCGTCGTCGCGCAGGCCCAGGCCGGTTCGCGTCCGACCCCGGCGTGGCTGGAGCCGATCCCCAGCGACATGAAGATCCTGATCCACACCCTCCCGGCCCGCGCCGTCATCGACACGCAGGTCCAGGAGCAGCTGATCGTCGAGCTCTACTCCAAGTAG
- a CDS encoding DUF1707 SHOCT-like domain-containing protein — protein MSEEQMRAGDAERQAVADRLKAALDEGRLELHEYDERLQRAYAAKTYGDLDALTTDLPGTVPAQHAQMVPQPPQAAEETGAGAGPEAGEMRRPGGPPWLASYGGVVLVCVIVWALSSMASGQWIYFWPGWMLIPLVFGVIRRMTGRDR, from the coding sequence ATGAGCGAAGAGCAGATGCGCGCGGGCGACGCCGAGCGCCAGGCGGTCGCCGATCGGCTGAAGGCGGCGCTCGACGAGGGGCGCCTGGAGCTGCACGAGTACGACGAGCGGCTGCAGCGGGCGTACGCGGCCAAGACGTACGGTGATCTCGATGCCCTGACCACCGACCTGCCCGGCACCGTGCCCGCGCAGCACGCCCAGATGGTGCCGCAGCCGCCCCAGGCGGCCGAGGAGACCGGCGCCGGGGCTGGCCCCGAGGCGGGCGAGATGCGCCGGCCGGGTGGGCCGCCGTGGCTGGCTTCCTACGGCGGCGTGGTGCTGGTCTGCGTGATCGTCTGGGCGCTGTCGAGCATGGCGTCCGGCCAGTGGATCTACTTCTGGCCGGGCTGGATGCTCATCCCGCTGGTCTTCGGCGTGATCCGGCGGATGACCGGCCGCGACCGGTAA
- a CDS encoding adenylate kinase has protein sequence MRLVLVGPPGAGKGTQAEFIAAHLAVPKISTGDIFRANVSQGTPLGLEAKRYMDAGNLVPDEVTINMVRDRLAEPDAGDGFLLDGFPRTVPQASALDKLLADLGTALDLVMELVVDDDEVIRRLSGRRTCRGCGKIWHVEFDPTSKDNICDRCGSELFQRDDDRAETIANRLVEYADKTAPLVDFYGAQGKLVGIDATGPVEDVTVRAIDALRSYGG, from the coding sequence GTGCGGCTGGTACTGGTGGGCCCTCCGGGGGCCGGCAAGGGGACCCAGGCTGAGTTCATCGCCGCCCATCTCGCCGTACCGAAGATCTCGACCGGTGACATCTTCCGGGCCAACGTCTCGCAGGGCACGCCCCTCGGGCTCGAGGCCAAGCGGTACATGGACGCGGGCAACCTCGTCCCGGACGAGGTGACCATCAACATGGTCCGCGACCGGCTCGCCGAGCCGGACGCCGGCGACGGGTTCCTGCTGGACGGTTTCCCGAGGACCGTCCCGCAGGCCTCCGCGCTGGACAAGCTGCTCGCCGACCTCGGCACCGCGCTGGACCTCGTGATGGAGCTCGTGGTCGACGACGACGAGGTCATCCGGCGCCTCTCCGGGCGCCGGACCTGCCGCGGCTGCGGCAAGATCTGGCACGTCGAGTTCGACCCGACCAGCAAGGACAACATCTGCGACCGGTGCGGCTCCGAGCTGTTCCAGCGCGACGACGACCGGGCCGAGACCATCGCCAACCGGCTCGTCGAGTACGCGGACAAGACCGCGCCGCTCGTCGACTTCTACGGTGCGCAGGGCAAGCTCGTCGGGATCGACGCGACCGGGCCGGTCGAGGACGTCACGGTGCGGGCGATCGACGCGCTGCGGTCGTACGGAGGCTGA
- the rplO gene encoding 50S ribosomal protein L15 has product MAIKVHHLRPAPGAKTPKTRVGRGEGSKGKTAGRGTKGTGARKNTPAGFEGGQMPIHMRLPKLKGFKNKNKVVFQVVNLDRLAELFPNGGEVGPLELAEAGAVRRGQPVKVLGSGELGSVSLQVSAHAFSESAKEKIAAAGGSATEL; this is encoded by the coding sequence ATGGCGATCAAGGTCCACCACCTGCGCCCGGCGCCCGGAGCCAAGACCCCGAAGACCCGTGTGGGTCGCGGTGAGGGCTCCAAGGGCAAGACCGCCGGTCGGGGCACCAAGGGTACGGGAGCCCGCAAGAACACTCCTGCGGGCTTCGAGGGTGGGCAGATGCCCATCCACATGCGCCTGCCGAAGCTCAAGGGCTTCAAGAACAAGAACAAGGTCGTGTTCCAGGTCGTGAACCTGGACCGGCTCGCCGAGCTGTTCCCGAACGGCGGCGAGGTCGGTCCGCTGGAGCTGGCCGAGGCCGGCGCGGTCCGTCGTGGCCAGCCGGTGAAGGTCCTCGGCTCCGGCGAGCTGGGTAGCGTGTCGCTGCAGGTTTCGGCGCACGCGTTCAGCGAGTCGGCCAAGGAGAAGATCGCAGCCGCCGGTGGTTCCGCCACCGAGCTGTGA
- the secY gene encoding preprotein translocase subunit SecY — MLSAFLSAFRTPDLRKKLLFTVAIIAVYRLGATLPSPGVSYTNVQNCLDAVNSSNAGGGVLNLLNLFSGGALLQLSVFALGIMPYITASIILQLLTVVIPRLEQLRKEGQSGQAKITQYTRYLTLGLAVLQSSAFVALARSGQLFAGACPQDQSNFAIIPKGTGIPDWVTLSMLVITMTAGTGVVMWLGELITDRGVGNGMSVLIFTSIAARLPGEGWTIKESNGWAKFWLVIALVLLVICAVVFIEQAQRRIPVQYAKRMIGRRMYGGTSTYIPLKVNQAGVVPVIFASSLLYLPQLYLQFFDRNNLKGYQQWIQNNLADPTSWIYIVTYFLLIIFFTYFYVSITFNPTEVADNMKKYGGFVPGIRPGKPTADYLDFILSRITLPGALYLGLISVLPNFFFIWLNQKQYQNFPFGGTAVLIMVGVGLETVKQIESQLMQRNYEGFLR, encoded by the coding sequence TTGCTCTCCGCCTTTCTGAGTGCGTTCCGGACGCCTGACCTGCGCAAGAAACTGCTGTTCACAGTAGCGATCATCGCGGTCTACCGGCTCGGCGCCACCTTGCCCAGCCCAGGCGTGTCCTACACCAATGTGCAGAACTGCCTCGACGCGGTGAACAGCTCGAACGCCGGCGGCGGGGTTCTGAACCTGCTGAACCTGTTCTCCGGCGGCGCGCTGCTCCAGCTGTCGGTCTTCGCGCTCGGCATCATGCCGTACATCACGGCGTCGATCATCCTGCAGCTGCTCACCGTGGTGATCCCCCGCCTGGAGCAGCTCCGCAAGGAGGGTCAGTCCGGCCAGGCGAAGATCACGCAGTACACCCGCTACCTGACCCTGGGTCTCGCGGTGCTGCAGTCCTCGGCCTTCGTCGCGCTGGCCCGCTCCGGCCAGCTCTTCGCCGGTGCCTGCCCGCAGGACCAGTCGAACTTCGCGATCATCCCCAAGGGCACGGGGATCCCGGACTGGGTGACGCTCTCGATGCTGGTCATCACGATGACCGCCGGCACGGGCGTGGTCATGTGGCTGGGCGAGCTCATCACCGACCGCGGCGTCGGCAACGGCATGTCCGTCCTGATCTTCACCTCGATCGCCGCCCGCCTCCCCGGCGAGGGCTGGACGATCAAGGAGAGCAACGGCTGGGCCAAGTTCTGGCTCGTCATCGCCCTGGTGCTGCTGGTCATCTGCGCGGTCGTCTTCATCGAGCAGGCACAGCGCCGCATCCCGGTGCAGTACGCGAAGCGCATGATCGGCCGGCGCATGTACGGCGGCACCTCGACGTACATCCCGCTGAAGGTCAACCAGGCCGGTGTCGTGCCGGTGATCTTCGCGTCGTCGCTGCTCTACCTGCCGCAGCTGTACCTGCAGTTCTTCGACCGCAACAACCTCAAGGGTTACCAGCAGTGGATCCAGAACAACCTCGCCGATCCGACGAGCTGGATCTACATCGTCACGTACTTCCTGCTGATCATCTTCTTCACGTACTTCTACGTCTCGATCACGTTCAATCCGACCGAGGTCGCCGACAACATGAAGAAGTACGGTGGTTTCGTACCGGGTATCCGGCCCGGTAAGCCGACCGCCGACTACCTGGACTTCATCCTCAGCCGGATCACCCTGCCGGGCGCGCTCTACCTCGGCCTGATCTCGGTGCTGCCGAACTTCTTCTTCATCTGGCTGAATCAGAAGCAGTACCAGAACTTCCCGTTCGGCGGTACCGCGGTTCTGATCATGGTCGGCGTGGGGCTGGAGACCGTGAAGCAGATCGAGAGCCAGCTGATGCAGCGCAACTACGAAGGGTTCCTCCGGTAG
- the rpmJ gene encoding 50S ribosomal protein L36, producing the protein MKVKPSVKRICNNCRVIRRHGRVMVICKTDARHKQRQG; encoded by the coding sequence GTGAAGGTCAAGCCGAGCGTCAAGCGGATCTGCAACAACTGCCGGGTCATCCGGCGGCACGGGCGCGTCATGGTCATCTGCAAGACCGACGCGCGTCACAAGCAGCGCCAGGGCTGA
- the rpsK gene encoding 30S ribosomal protein S11: protein MPPKARAGAAVKKVRRKERKNVAHGQAHIKSTFNNTIVSITDPTGAVISWASSGQVGFKGSRKSTPFAAQLAAEAAARRAMEHGMRKVDVFVKGPGSGRETAIRSLQAAGLEVGQISDVTPQPHNGCRPPKRRRV, encoded by the coding sequence ATGCCACCGAAGGCACGCGCTGGGGCCGCAGTCAAGAAGGTCCGGCGCAAGGAACGCAAGAACGTCGCCCACGGGCAGGCGCACATCAAGAGCACCTTCAACAACACCATCGTGTCGATCACCGACCCGACCGGTGCGGTCATCTCCTGGGCCTCGTCCGGCCAGGTGGGCTTCAAGGGCTCGCGCAAGTCGACCCCGTTCGCCGCGCAGCTGGCCGCCGAGGCCGCCGCGCGCCGGGCGATGGAACACGGCATGCGCAAGGTCGACGTGTTCGTCAAGGGCCCCGGCTCCGGCCGGGAGACCGCCATCCGTTCGCTGCAGGCCGCCGGCCTCGAGGTCGGGCAGATCTCCGACGTCACGCCGCAGCCGCACAACGGTTGCCGTCCGCCGAAGCGTCGCCGGGTCTGA
- the rpsM gene encoding 30S ribosomal protein S13, translating into MARLVGVDLPREKRMEIALTYIYGVGRTRAVEALTATGIDLNKRAKDLTDEELVQLRDYIEGNFKVEGDLRREVAADIRRKVEIGCYAGIRHRRGLPVRGQRTRTNARTRKGPKRTVAGKKKPGRK; encoded by the coding sequence ATGGCTCGACTCGTCGGCGTCGATCTTCCCCGCGAGAAGCGGATGGAGATCGCGCTCACCTACATCTACGGGGTCGGTCGCACCCGCGCCGTGGAGGCGCTCACCGCCACCGGCATTGACCTGAACAAGCGCGCCAAGGACCTCACGGACGAGGAGCTGGTCCAGCTCCGCGACTACATCGAGGGCAACTTCAAGGTTGAGGGCGACCTGCGCCGCGAGGTCGCCGCGGACATCCGCCGCAAGGTTGAGATCGGCTGCTACGCCGGCATCCGCCACCGTCGTGGGCTCCCCGTCCGGGGCCAGCGCACGCGGACCAACGCTCGTACCCGCAAGGGTCCGAAGCGCACGGTCGCCGGTAAGAAGAAGCCCGGTCGGAAGTAA
- the rpmD gene encoding 50S ribosomal protein L30, with protein MARLKVTQIRSEIGRKQNQRDSLRSLGLKRINDVVVKEDRPEIRGMIFAVSHLVSVEEVE; from the coding sequence TGAAGGTCACCCAGATCCGGTCCGAGATCGGCCGTAAGCAGAACCAGCGGGACTCCCTGCGGTCGCTGGGCCTGAAGCGGATCAACGATGTGGTGGTCAAGGAGGACCGCCCCGAGATTCGGGGCATGATCTTCGCCGTGAGCCACCTCGTCAGTGTCGAGGAGGTCGAGTAA
- a CDS encoding DNA-directed RNA polymerase subunit alpha, with protein sequence MLISQRPSLSEESLSETRSRFTIEPLEPGFGYTLGNSLRRTLLSSIPGAAVTSIKIDGVLHEFTTIPGVKEDVVELVMNVKELTVSSEHDEPVSMYLRKQGPGDVTAGDIQPPAGVSVHNPDLKLATLNSKGRLDMELTVERGRGYVTAAQNKSAGAEIGRIPVDSIYSPVMKVTYRVEATRVEQRTDFDRLIIDVESKASISPRTALASAGSTLVELFGLCRELDETAEGIDIGPSPQDAQLAADLALPIEELDLTVRSYNCLKREGINTVGELIGRTEADLLDIRNFGQKSIDEVKMKLAGMGLGLKDSAPSFDPAHVVDSFGDVDYDTDDYRETEQL encoded by the coding sequence GTGCTCATCAGCCAGCGCCCGAGCCTCTCGGAAGAGTCGCTCAGCGAGACCCGCTCCCGGTTCACCATCGAGCCCCTGGAGCCGGGCTTCGGCTACACCCTCGGCAACTCGCTGCGGCGTACGCTGCTGTCGTCCATTCCGGGCGCGGCGGTCACCAGCATCAAGATCGACGGCGTGCTGCACGAGTTCACCACGATCCCCGGTGTCAAGGAGGACGTGGTCGAGCTCGTCATGAACGTCAAGGAGCTCACCGTCAGCTCCGAGCACGACGAGCCGGTCAGCATGTACCTGCGCAAGCAGGGCCCGGGCGACGTCACCGCCGGTGACATCCAGCCCCCGGCCGGCGTGTCCGTGCACAACCCCGACCTGAAGCTGGCCACGCTGAACAGCAAGGGCCGGCTCGACATGGAGCTCACGGTCGAGCGTGGCCGTGGCTACGTCACGGCGGCGCAGAACAAGAGCGCCGGCGCCGAGATCGGCCGTATCCCGGTCGACTCGATCTACTCGCCGGTCATGAAGGTCACCTACCGCGTCGAGGCGACCCGTGTCGAGCAGCGTACCGACTTCGACCGCCTGATCATCGACGTCGAGTCGAAGGCGTCCATCTCGCCCCGTACCGCGCTGGCGTCGGCCGGTTCGACGCTCGTCGAGCTGTTCGGCCTCTGCCGCGAGCTGGACGAGACCGCCGAGGGCATCGACATCGGCCCGTCGCCGCAGGACGCCCAGCTGGCCGCCGACCTCGCCCTGCCGATCGAGGAGCTGGACCTCACCGTCCGGTCGTACAACTGCCTCAAGCGCGAGGGCATCAACACCGTCGGCGAACTGATCGGGCGGACGGAGGCCGACCTTCTGGATATAAGGAATTTCGGTCAGAAGTCGATCGACGAGGTCAAGATGAAGCTCGCCGGAATGGGCCTGGGCCTCAAGGACAGCGCGCCGTCCTTCGACCCGGCGCACGTGGTCGACTCGTTCGGCGACGTGGACTACGACACCGACGACTACCGCGAGACCGAGCAGCTCTGA
- the map gene encoding type I methionyl aminopeptidase — MRRQQLDIQLKTPEQIELMRGAGLVVQAALDAMREAVAPGVSTADLDAIAERVIRDAGAIPSFKGYHGFPASICASVNEQVVHGIPSPAQVLKEGDLLSLDCGAILNGWHGDSAITVGVGETDPALLRMAEVAEDAMWAGIAAAARGAANGRGRLTDISFNVEKAVRKGGRYGIVDGYGGHGIGTEMHQDPHVLNHGKPGKGPRLVPGMALAIEPMITMGSPRTQELSDGWTVITRDGSMAAHVEHTMALLEDGVWVTTARDGGRARLGDLVTSRQPAVDSLAE; from the coding sequence ATGCGCCGTCAGCAGCTGGACATCCAGCTGAAGACCCCCGAACAGATCGAACTCATGCGCGGCGCTGGACTCGTCGTGCAGGCCGCGCTCGACGCGATGCGCGAAGCGGTGGCGCCCGGCGTCTCCACGGCCGACCTCGACGCCATCGCCGAGCGGGTCATCCGGGACGCCGGCGCCATCCCGTCGTTCAAGGGCTACCACGGCTTCCCGGCCTCGATCTGCGCGTCGGTCAACGAGCAGGTCGTGCACGGCATCCCGTCGCCCGCACAGGTGCTCAAGGAGGGTGACCTGCTGTCGCTGGACTGCGGGGCGATCCTCAACGGCTGGCACGGCGACTCCGCGATCACCGTCGGCGTGGGGGAGACCGACCCGGCCCTGCTGCGCATGGCCGAAGTGGCCGAGGACGCGATGTGGGCCGGCATCGCCGCCGCCGCGCGCGGCGCCGCCAACGGCCGCGGCCGGCTCACCGACATCTCCTTCAACGTCGAGAAGGCCGTCCGCAAGGGTGGCCGCTACGGCATCGTCGACGGGTACGGCGGCCACGGCATCGGCACGGAGATGCACCAGGACCCGCATGTGCTGAACCATGGCAAGCCCGGCAAGGGTCCCCGCCTGGTGCCCGGCATGGCGCTGGCGATCGAGCCGATGATCACCATGGGCTCCCCGCGCACGCAGGAGCTCTCCGACGGCTGGACCGTCATCACCCGCGACGGTTCGATGGCCGCCCACGTGGAGCACACGATGGCGTTGCTCGAGGACGGTGTGTGGGTCACCACGGCCCGCGACGGGGGCCGGGCGCGGCTCGGCGACCTGGTCACCTCCCGGCAGCCCGCGGTTGACTCGCTCGCGGAGTAA
- the infA gene encoding translation initiation factor IF-1, with the protein MPKKDGAIEIEGRVIEPLPNAMFRVELANGHKVLAHISGKMRQHYIRILPEDRVVVELSPYDLTRGRIVYRYK; encoded by the coding sequence ATGCCTAAGAAAGACGGAGCCATCGAGATCGAAGGCCGTGTGATCGAGCCCCTGCCGAACGCTATGTTCCGCGTCGAGCTCGCCAATGGTCACAAGGTGCTCGCGCACATCTCGGGCAAGATGCGGCAGCACTACATCCGCATCCTGCCCGAGGACAGGGTCGTCGTCGAGCTTTCGCCGTACGACCTGACACGTGGGCGCATCGTCTACCGCTACAAGTAA